One part of the Candida albicans SC5314 chromosome R, complete sequence genome encodes these proteins:
- the CDC27 gene encoding anaphase promoting complex subunit (Putative ubiquitin-protein ligase; periodic mRNA expression, peak at cell-cycle S/G2 phase) has product MHSTTGGRIGSRSGSTSTSNSNSAAGGTRATGATTTTTTSSSTARILGPTLFQDETNSNPNPKYIQQYLRSIIIHSLDTLNYQNAEFASERLLALMEQKREQQSHHHNHSQPQSQRDDENDEFLDSIYLYCLVLYRQDKYKTCYYKLSNLKKFDHHLSCSFLYGKCCLKLNKFKEGIFHLIKTKKYHDINTSTTNNNNTSKFSGANTSNNDRFNKFNYEYNRNINPDISSIYHILGDLYREINDLKNSCMNYTLCLKLNQFDFEAFQKLCKLGVNIRVKSIFKFQHQPYSKNNINNAFTNVNVNTNTNSNNEGPTIPDLTNPFTDRSFNSKLTPSIHVDDFNFSTPRVKTTNNNTSISSDAALRKSNLNNGSTTNAISNNSGGSTNNPSSINAAVSVAAAAAAAAASTTTTNNNNNNLDFEFTKPSYPDDKRKSQSTYLRITSRLISQPQSSHNQHHNHNHHQQQQQQQQQTGSSQMETPKKRNLKRNNSATLDPIYHQGTSASNSTTNAIPGISAATSSPATSSSTASASSLSSSSSIIITKEIEKSEKHLLQLYLNLGKSYRSMCKYDCYKAIRMLETSLNEFEKNTPWVLSKLGRLHYEIVNYPQSELYFTKLRKLDRTRLQDMEYYSTLLWHLNKKVELTYLANELHDLQPNAAITWCVIGNLFSLIHEPNESIKCFNRAIKLDKKFTYAYTLKGHEYFSNDNYEMALENFRISLLLDPRHYNALYGLGMIYINLGDYEKADYHFRKAISINPINIILICCCGMVLEKLNKRTLAIKQYELAHKLQPLNPLPIFKLGQLYFSLKNYSLALKNFEILKNLAPNEASVHFLLGQLYNLQNDKFLAIKEFTVALNLDPKGNYLIREAMESLKKS; this is encoded by the coding sequence ATGCATTCTACTACAGGAGGAAGAATAGGATCAAGATCAGGATCAACCTCAACCTCAAACTCAAACTCAGCAGCTGGAGGAACAAGAGCGACGGGagccacaacaacaacaaccacgtcatcatcaacagCAAGAATATTAGGTCCTACTCTTTTCCAAGATGAAACCAATTCTAATCCTAATCCTaaatatattcaacaatatttaaGGTCgattattattcattcattagatactttaaattatcaaaatgcTGAATTTGCCAGTGAGAGATTATTGGCTTTAATGGAACAAAAACGTGAACAACAACTGcatcatcataatcattcACAACCACAATCACAAAgagatgatgaaaatgatgaatttttaGATTCAATCTATTTATATTGTCTTGTATTATACCGACaagataaatataaaacttgttattataaattaagtaatttgaaaaaatttgatcatCATTTAAGTTGTTCATTTCTTTATGGTAAATGttgtttaaaattgaataaatttaaagaagggatatttcatttgattaaaactaaaaaatatCACGACATAAATACTAGTACtactaacaacaacaacacgTCTAAATTTTCTGGTGCAAACACAAGTAATAATGATcgattcaataaattcaattatgaATATAATCGAAACATTAATCCTGATATATCACTGATTTATCATATATTGGGTGATTTATATCGTGAGatcaatgatttgaaaaatagtTGTATGAATTATACTTTatgtttgaaattaaatcaatttgattttgaagcatttcaaaaattgtgTAAATTGGGAGTTAATATTAGagtcaaatcaattttcaaatttcaacACCAACCATATagtaaaaataatatcaataatgcCTTCACAAATGTTAATGTTAACACTAATActaattcaaataatgaagGACCAACAATACCTGATTTAACAAATCCATTTACTGATAGATCATTCAACTCAAAATTAACTCCATCAATTCACGTTGATgactttaatttttcaacaccaAGAGTGAAAActacaaataataataccaGTATAAGTTCCGATGCCGCTTTACGTAAATCTAATTTGAACAAtggatcaacaacaaatgcAATCTCAAACAATAGTGGAGGTAGTACCAATAATCCGAGTTCTATCAATGCTGCAGTTTCAGTGGCAGCAGCGGcggcagcagcagcagcttCAACTACCACgacaaacaataataacaacaatttagATTTCGAATTTACCAAACCTAGTTACCCCGAtgataaaagaaaaagtcaAAGCACTTATTTAAGAATAACATCAAGATTGATATCACAGCCACAATCTCTGCACAACCAgcaccacaaccacaaccaccatcaacaacaacaacaacaacaacaacaaacagGATCATCGCAGATGGAAACAcctaaaaaaagaaatttaaaGCGTAATAACTCGGCTACGTTAGATCCAATATATCATCAGGGCACTTCTGCATCTAATTCCACTACAAATGCAATTCCAGGTATAAGTGCAGCAACATCATCACCTgcaacatcatcatctacTGCTTCCGCATCATCTctatcttcttcatcatcaattataattactaaagagattgaaaaaagtgaaaaacaTCTTTTgcaattatatttaaatttaggTAAGAGTTATCGAAGTATGTGTAAATATGATTGTTACAAGGCAATAAGAATGTTAGAAACGTCattgaatgaatttgaaaaaaatactcCTTGGGTTTTAAGTAAATTGGGAAGATTACattatgaaattgttaattatCCTCAATCAGAATTGTATTTCACCAAATTGAGAAAATTGGATCGAACTCGTTTACAAGATATGGAATATTATCTGACATTATTATGgcatttgaataaaaaagttgaattgACTTATTTAGCCAATGAATTACATGATTTACAACCCAATGCTGCCATCACTTGGTGTGTGATAGgtaatttgttttcattgattCATGAACCAAATGAATCAATCAAATGTTTCAATAGAGCAATCAAATTAGATAAAAAATTCACTTATGCTTATACATTAAAAGGTCATGAATATTTCagtaatgataattatGAAATGGCATTAGAAAATTTCCGTATTAGTTTATTACTAGATCCTCGTCATTATAATGCCTTGTATGGATTAGGAATGATTTATATTAATCTTGGTGATTATGAAAAAGCCGATTATCATTTCCGTAAAGCAATTTCCATTAATCCAATCAATATAATTctaatttgttgttgtggtatggtattggaaaaattgaataaacgAACTTTAGCTATTAAACAATATGAATTAGCTCATAAATTACAACCATTAAATCCATtaccaatttttaaattgggtcaattatattttagtttgaaaaattatctgttagctttgaaaaattttgaaattttgaaaaatttagcACCTAATGAAGCAAGTGTTCATTTCTTATTAGGACAATTGtataatttacaaaatgataaatttttggcaattaaagaatttacCGTGGCTTTAAATTTAGATCCTAAAGgtaattatttaattcgTGAAGCTATGgaatcattgaaaaagagttga